The genomic DNA TCCGTGATTCGTTTCCGTTAACCCCAGATTGTGAAATCACCTTAGAAGGGCGTATTCATCGCTTCAGTGACGAGATGTTTGAACATGCTCTGGAAGGCGGCTTTAACCGATTCTCTTTTGGTGTGCAGAGTTTTAATACTCAAGTTCGACGCCGCGCCAAACGACTGGATGATCGTGAAGTGGTGATGGAGCGTATCGCTTCGTTGGCTGCGACCCAACAAGCGCCGATTGTGATTGATTTACTCTACGGCTTGCCTTACCAAACGCCGCAAGTGTTTGAACAAGATCTGCAAGACTTTATGCAGACGGGCGCGCAAGGAATCGATCTGTATCAGCTTATGGTCGGGGGGACCGCGCCCATGCTCAACTTAGTTGAAAAGGGTAAATTGCCACCGCCAGCGAGTACACCCGACAAGGCTACCTTGTACCAAATCGGGGTGGAATTTATGGCGAAGCATCATCTGCGTCCATTGAGCGTAAACCACTGGACTCGCGACAACCGCGAGCGCAGCCTATACAACAGTTTGGCCAAAACCTATGCCGAAGTGCTACCGATTGGTTGTGGTGCGGGTGGGAATATAGGCGGTTATTCACTGATGCAACATCGCCAACTCGATGCTTACCTGGAAGCGATGAAAAATGGTCAACCGCTTGTCGCTATGATGGCTCGCCAACACGAATATGAACCACTGTTTGCCGCATTGAAAGCAGGCTTTGATTCAGGCGTCATCGCCAAACAGCGCTTACCAACATTTTATCATCACCAAGCATTTGACTGGTTAATGCCACTCTTTTTGCGTTGGCAGGAGCTCGGTCTGGTGGAGATTGAGCAAGAATATTTAACCCTGACAACCGCTGGGCGGTTTTGGTCTGTGAGCCTAGCGCAGGCCTGTATTCAAGTACTCATTCACTCGTATAAATATCAACAGCAGCGTATCGCATAAGCATAACTAGACTGGAAAAAACAATGGAATCATTACAACAGCAAGTCGCTCAACTGCTTGAGCAGCAACCCACGTTATTACCTGCCGCGATGGCCGAGCAACTCAATGTTACCGAGTTTGACGTCGTTAATGCACTTCCTGAAGAGATGGTCGCTGTGGTGGATGGCTCTCATGCGCAAGCGATTTTAGAAAGCCTACCGGAGTGGGGACCTGTGACCACGATTATGACTATCGCGGGCTCCATCTTTGAAGTGAAAGCGCCTTTTCCAAAAGGTAAAGTCGCGCGCGGTTACTACAATTTAATGGGACGTGATGGCGAACTGCATGGCCATTTGAAACTCGAAAACATCAGCCATGTTGCCTTAGTGAGTAAGCCATTCATGGGACGTGAGAGCCATTACTTTGGTTTCTTTACCGCTCAAGGTGAAAACGCCTTTAAAATTTATCTGGGACGAGATGACAAGCGCGAATTAATTCCAGAACAAGTTGCACGCTTTAAAGCAATGCAACAACAACACAAACAATAATAAACCATCGTGAGGAGAAAGAGATGGATCAGCAAGTTAAGCAAGAGCGTTTGCAGGGACGTTTAGGGCCAGAAATCAAAGAGTTCCGTCAAGAGCGTAAAACACTGCAACTGGCCACTGTCGATGCGCAAGGCCGCCCGAACGTTAGCTATGCGCCTTTCGTGCAAAATCAAGAAGGCTACTTTGTGTTGATTTCGCACATCGCCCGTCATGCACGTAACCTTGAAGTGAATCCGCAAGTTTCGATCATGATGATTGAAGACGAATCAGAAGCGAAACAGCTTTTTGCCCGCAAACGTCTGACGTTTGATGCCGTTGCCAGCATCGTTGAACGTGAAAGCGAGTTATGGTGCCAAGTAATTGCACAGATGGGTGAGCGTTTTGGCGAAATCATTGATGGTTTAAGCCAGCTACAAGACTTTATGTTATTCCGCTTACAACCAGAGCAAGGCTTGTTCGTGAAGGGTTTTGGCCAAGCCTATCAAGTCTCTGGTGATGATTTGGTTGATTTTGTTCACTTGGAAGAAGGCCACCGTAAGATTTCCAATGGTTAGTCGTCAGTCTTGAGAACGATAAATCTAATACACTTAAGCGGCTTTTATAAAGCCGCTTTATTTTTGCTCTCCCTAAAGCGAGCAAAAATGATGCGTGAGCAAGCTCATGTTTACTCCTGAGATGATTGATGGATTTTCAGGAAAACATGTTAAACAAGCATCATGCAAACACGTTTCAATGATTATCCTCAGAAAAAAAATCAACATTTTCCTACCAGATCATTAAACATCTTCTAAGCTGAAAGTAACAATAAGAAGGTTATTATAAATGACCGAATATGCACTGTTTTTCTTAGAAGGATCTTCCATGAAAATTAATACAACGATGAAGCTTGTTTTTGCAACTATAGGTGTGGGAATTGCGATAACCATGGTAACCGTATTTCAACTTGATGCTCTTGAAGAACAAGTTGATAAGCTCTCGTTAATCCGTTATCAATCTTATCAAGCGGCGGATGAGCTACGTCAGAGCTCTGATGACTTAACGCGCTTAGGTCGTACCTATGTGGTCACTGGGGATGAAAAATACGAAAAGATGTATATGGATATTCTCGATATTCGCAACGGCAAAAAGCCCCGCCCCGAGAGTTACCATACGATTTACTGGGATCTCGTATTGCAATACGGCCAAAAGCCTAAGCCTGATGGTCAAACCATCGCGCTTCAACAAACGATGAAAGATCTCGGTTTTAGTGACAAAGAATTTGCTTTGCTTAAAGAAGCACAAAATAACTCAGATGCGTTAGTTAACATGGAAGTGAAAGCCATGAACGCAGTAAAAGGCTTATTTCCCGATGCGAGTGGTAACTATACGGTAAAAGGTGAGCCGGATGTGAACATGGCGGTACAGCTGCTGCACAGTGAAGAGTACCATCGTGAAAAAGCCAAGATCATGGCTCCTATCGATCGCTTCTTCCAAGAGCTAGAAACACGAACCGCACAGCAATTTAACCATGCAGCGGAACAAGTTCAAAGTACTGTTTTGATTGGTAATATCTCATTACTCATTGTCGCCATCATTGCCATCACAGGGTACGTTGTGGTCAACCGTAAAATTGTTACGCCGATTGATCGAATGGCAAACATTTTGCAGAAAGCTGATGATAATTCTGACCTTACATTAAGGGTTGACGAAAAAAGTGATGATGAGCTCGCTGTGATCGGGCGCTCCATTAACAAAGTGCTGATCAGTTATGGGTCGACCATCACAAAAATCAATCAGGTTAACCACACCATCTCCTCCATTTCCGACACCATTCGTAGCATCACGGATCAAAATATGAAGATGTCGAGCCAGCAAGACCAAGAGCTGGAGATGGCGGCTACCGCAATGGAAGAAATGACCTCTGCACTATCGAGTGTTTCTCAAAGTACCAATATGGCAGAGGAATATGCGGGTAGTGCAGAAAAAGAAGCCAATAGCAGCAAACAAGTGTTTGAAAAAACCATTCGCGAATTTGCGGAACTGGATGGGGAATTCCAGAAAACTTCCGATACTATTCAGCAATTGGCAACTGAGTCTAACAATGTTGGTAATGTTTTGGATGTAATTAAAGCGATTGCAGAACAGACCAACCTACTCGCATTGAACGCTGCGATTGAAGCTGCCCGTGCTGGTGAACAAGGCCGAGGCTTTGCGGTGGTAGCCGATGAAGTGCGTTCTTTGGCACAGCGTACGCAAGAGTCGACTGGCGAGATTGAAACCATGATCTCTATGCTGC from Vibrio tarriae includes the following:
- the hutX gene encoding heme utilization cystosolic carrier protein HutX, producing MESLQQQVAQLLEQQPTLLPAAMAEQLNVTEFDVVNALPEEMVAVVDGSHAQAILESLPEWGPVTTIMTIAGSIFEVKAPFPKGKVARGYYNLMGRDGELHGHLKLENISHVALVSKPFMGRESHYFGFFTAQGENAFKIYLGRDDKRELIPEQVARFKAMQQQHKQ
- the hutW gene encoding heme anaerobic degradation radical SAM methyltransferase ChuW/HutW gives rise to the protein MLILDNFDESVLGANTSDPLRFAFQNKHSAHASGIAMPVPSHEQAKVWQQLTQQTSQRQQVRCLYIHIPFCRVRCTFCNFFQNAASRQLVDAYFAALLEEIKQKAALPWTQTGVFHAVYIGGGTPTELSPEQIRQLGTAIRDSFPLTPDCEITLEGRIHRFSDEMFEHALEGGFNRFSFGVQSFNTQVRRRAKRLDDREVVMERIASLAATQQAPIVIDLLYGLPYQTPQVFEQDLQDFMQTGAQGIDLYQLMVGGTAPMLNLVEKGKLPPPASTPDKATLYQIGVEFMAKHHLRPLSVNHWTRDNRERSLYNSLAKTYAEVLPIGCGAGGNIGGYSLMQHRQLDAYLEAMKNGQPLVAMMARQHEYEPLFAALKAGFDSGVIAKQRLPTFYHHQAFDWLMPLFLRWQELGLVEIEQEYLTLTTAGRFWSVSLAQACIQVLIHSYKYQQQRIA
- a CDS encoding methyl-accepting chemotaxis protein, giving the protein MKINTTMKLVFATIGVGIAITMVTVFQLDALEEQVDKLSLIRYQSYQAADELRQSSDDLTRLGRTYVVTGDEKYEKMYMDILDIRNGKKPRPESYHTIYWDLVLQYGQKPKPDGQTIALQQTMKDLGFSDKEFALLKEAQNNSDALVNMEVKAMNAVKGLFPDASGNYTVKGEPDVNMAVQLLHSEEYHREKAKIMAPIDRFFQELETRTAQQFNHAAEQVQSTVLIGNISLLIVAIIAITGYVVVNRKIVTPIDRMANILQKADDNSDLTLRVDEKSDDELAVIGRSINKVLISYGSTITKINQVNHTISSISDTIRSITDQNMKMSSQQDQELEMAATAMEEMTSALSSVSQSTNMAEEYAGSAEKEANSSKQVFEKTIREFAELDGEFQKTSDTIQQLATESNNVGNVLDVIKAIAEQTNLLALNAAIEAARAGEQGRGFAVVADEVRSLAQRTQESTGEIETMISMLQEKAEMSTKTIRVSADKMQSTRGNMGVANDSLVAIQGSAKEIHKLNTSIAAATEEQLSVSDEISSNLTTIKTLSSEMNLAIKQLGPVVVDLQRNVDDLNSAIAHIRT
- the hutZ gene encoding heme utilization protein HutZ, whose product is MDQQVKQERLQGRLGPEIKEFRQERKTLQLATVDAQGRPNVSYAPFVQNQEGYFVLISHIARHARNLEVNPQVSIMMIEDESEAKQLFARKRLTFDAVASIVERESELWCQVIAQMGERFGEIIDGLSQLQDFMLFRLQPEQGLFVKGFGQAYQVSGDDLVDFVHLEEGHRKISNG